The Candidatus Pantoea soli genome window below encodes:
- the tehB gene encoding tellurite resistance methyltransferase TehB, which translates to MTLRPDNYFAEKYGLTPPHSEVVAALPMLTPGHALDLGCGQGRNSLFLSQHGFDVTAWDTNPVSLERLNTILAEEQLQNIHTAQCDLNQHRFNGDYQFVFSTVVMMFLQPATIPQLIADMQASTRKYGYNLIVAAMETRDYPNTQGFPFTFKSGELSHYYRNWHIVKYNEHVGELHRRDEQGNRLKYQFATLLAQKASY; encoded by the coding sequence ATGACCTTACGCCCCGATAACTATTTTGCCGAAAAATATGGCCTGACGCCGCCGCATTCTGAAGTGGTGGCGGCACTGCCGATGCTGACGCCCGGTCACGCGCTGGATCTGGGCTGCGGCCAGGGCCGCAATAGCCTGTTTCTCAGCCAGCATGGCTTTGATGTCACCGCCTGGGACACCAATCCGGTCAGTCTGGAGCGCCTGAATACGATACTTGCCGAAGAGCAGCTGCAGAATATCCACACCGCGCAGTGCGATCTGAATCAGCATCGTTTCAACGGCGATTACCAGTTTGTGTTTTCCACCGTGGTGATGATGTTTCTGCAGCCTGCCACTATTCCGCAGCTGATTGCAGATATGCAGGCCAGCACGCGCAAATATGGCTACAACCTGATTGTGGCGGCCATGGAAACCCGTGATTACCCGAATACGCAGGGCTTTCCTTTTACGTTCAAATCCGGTGAGCTGAGCCACTATTACCGCAACTGGCACATTGTGAAGTACAACGAGCATGTGGGAGAACTGCATCGCCGGGATGAACAGGGCAACCGCCTGAAATATCAGTTTGCTACCCTGCTGGCGCAAAAAGCCAGCTACTGA
- the ppk1 gene encoding polyphosphate kinase 1 translates to MGQEKLYIEKELSWLTFNERVLQEAADKSNPLIERMRFLGIYSNNLEEFYKVRFADLKRRILIGEEQGTPTTLRHLLKKIQLRVQKSDQEFDALYNDLLLEMARNQIFLINERQLSPNQQEWLRYYFKHQLRQHVTPIVINHDTDLIEFLKDDYTYLAVEIIRGEEIRYALLEIPSDKVPRFINLPAESPRRRKPMILLDNILRYCLDDIFKGFFDYDALNAYSMKMTRDAEYDLVTEMESSLLELMSSSLKQRLTAEPVRFVYQRDMPDAMVEMLRHKLSISTYDSIVPGGRYHNFKDFIGFPNVGKANLENRPLPQIRHIGFDGFRNGFDAIRNRDVLLYYPYHTFEHVLELLRQASFDPSVLAIKINIYRVAKNSRIMDAMIHAAYNGKKVTVVVELQARFDEEANIRWAKRLTEAGVHVIFSAPGLKIHAKLFLISRREGDEVVRYAHIGTGNFNEKTARIYTDYSLLTADARITNEVRRVFNFIENPYRPVTFEHLMVSPQNSREMLYQLIDTEIANQQQEKPAGITLKINNLVDNGLVDRLYAASSAGVKINLLVRGMCSLIPDLPGISENIRITSIVDRYLEHDRVYIFESGGDKKVFLSSADWMTRNIDYRIEVAVSVLDPRLKQRILDIIAILLSDTVKARIVDKELSNRYVPRGNRRKVRSQLAIYDYIKKLEQPE, encoded by the coding sequence ATGGGTCAGGAAAAGCTGTATATAGAAAAAGAACTAAGCTGGTTAACCTTCAATGAACGCGTGCTGCAGGAAGCGGCAGATAAAAGCAATCCGCTGATCGAGCGGATGCGCTTTCTCGGCATCTACTCCAATAATCTGGAAGAGTTTTATAAGGTGCGCTTCGCCGATCTGAAGCGGCGCATTCTGATTGGTGAAGAGCAAGGCACGCCGACCACGCTACGCCATCTGCTGAAAAAGATTCAGCTGCGCGTACAGAAATCGGATCAGGAGTTTGACGCCCTCTACAACGATCTGCTGCTGGAAATGGCGCGTAATCAAATTTTCCTGATTAATGAACGTCAGCTGTCGCCGAACCAGCAGGAGTGGCTGCGCTACTACTTCAAACATCAGCTGCGTCAGCATGTGACGCCGATCGTGATTAACCACGACACCGATCTGATTGAATTCCTGAAAGACGACTACACCTATCTGGCGGTGGAAATTATCCGCGGCGAAGAGATTCGCTATGCGCTGCTGGAGATTCCTTCTGACAAAGTACCGCGCTTCATCAACCTGCCTGCCGAATCGCCGCGCCGCCGCAAACCGATGATTCTGCTGGATAACATTCTGCGCTACTGCCTGGATGACATTTTCAAAGGCTTCTTTGATTACGACGCGCTGAACGCTTACTCCATGAAGATGACACGTGACGCCGAGTACGACCTGGTCACTGAAATGGAATCAAGCCTGCTGGAGCTGATGTCCTCCAGCCTGAAGCAGCGCCTGACCGCCGAGCCAGTGCGCTTTGTCTATCAGCGCGATATGCCGGATGCGATGGTGGAAATGCTGCGCCATAAGCTCTCAATTTCCACTTACGACTCCATCGTGCCGGGCGGACGCTACCACAACTTTAAAGACTTTATCGGCTTCCCGAACGTCGGCAAGGCCAATCTGGAAAATCGTCCGCTGCCGCAGATTCGCCATATCGGCTTTGACGGCTTCCGCAACGGCTTTGATGCCATCCGCAATCGCGATGTGCTGCTTTACTATCCCTATCACACCTTTGAGCACGTGCTGGAGCTGCTGCGCCAGGCATCGTTCGACCCAAGCGTGCTGGCGATCAAAATCAACATTTATCGCGTGGCGAAAAACTCACGCATCATGGATGCGATGATTCACGCCGCCTATAACGGCAAAAAAGTGACGGTGGTGGTTGAGCTGCAGGCGCGTTTCGATGAAGAAGCTAACATCCGCTGGGCCAAGCGCCTGACCGAAGCGGGCGTACACGTGATCTTCTCTGCGCCGGGTCTGAAAATCCACGCCAAGCTGTTTCTGATTTCACGGCGTGAAGGCGACGAAGTGGTGCGCTATGCCCACATCGGCACCGGTAACTTCAACGAAAAAACCGCGCGCATCTATACCGACTATTCGCTGCTGACCGCCGACGCGCGCATCACCAACGAAGTGCGCCGCGTGTTCAACTTTATTGAGAACCCTTACCGCCCGGTCACGTTTGAACATCTGATGGTGTCGCCGCAGAACTCACGTGAGATGCTCTATCAGTTGATCGACACCGAGATCGCTAACCAGCAGCAGGAGAAACCGGCCGGCATCACCTTGAAAATCAATAATCTGGTGGATAATGGTCTGGTGGATCGGCTCTATGCGGCCTCCTCTGCCGGCGTAAAAATCAACCTGCTGGTGCGCGGTATGTGCTCACTGATTCCCGATCTGCCTGGCATCAGCGAAAATATTCGCATCACCAGCATCGTAGACCGGTATCTTGAGCATGACCGCGTCTATATTTTTGAAAGCGGCGGCGATAAAAAAGTGTTCCTGTCTTCTGCGGACTGGATGACGCGCAACATCGATTACCGTATCGAAGTGGCGGTCTCCGTGCTCGATCCGCGCCTGAAACAGCGCATACTGGATATCATTGCCATCCTGTTAAGTGATACGGTGAAAGCCCGCATCGTAGACAAAGAATTGAGTAACCGTTATGTTCCGCGCGGCAATCGCAGGAAGGTGCGCTCGCAGCTGGCGATTTACGATTACATCAAGAAACTGGAACAACCCGAATAA
- the ppx gene encoding exopolyphosphatase, which produces MPISQKTTPKPQEFAAIDLGSNSFHMVIARVVDGALQVLGRLKQRVHLADGLDAQNRLSEEAIERGLSCLALFAERLQGFSAANVTIVGTHTLRIATNAEAFLQRAAEVIPYPIEVISGNEEARLIFMGVEHTQPEKGRKLVVDIGGGSTELVIGEDFEPQLVESRRMGCVSFANLYFPKGEISPENFRRARLAAAQKLETLAWQYRLQGWQYALGASGSIKAACEVLVAMGEKEKRVTPDNLEMLVSEVLKHKSFAALSLPGLSDERKAVFVPGLAILCGVFDALAIRELRLSDGALREGVLYEMEGRFRHQDIRSRTAQSLANHYAIDNDQARRVLETTEQLHSQWQEQNPKLANPQLTALVKWAAMLHEVGLTINHSGMQRHSAYILQNSNMPGFNQDQQMLLATLVRFHRKAVKLDEMPRFTLFKKKQFLPMIFLLRLGTLLNNQRQATTRPDSLKLTTDDGHWTLTFPAGFLSQNTLVQLDLEREQGYWSDVTGWKLMLEEE; this is translated from the coding sequence ATGCCAATCTCCCAGAAAACTACGCCGAAACCGCAGGAATTCGCTGCCATCGATCTCGGCTCAAACAGCTTCCACATGGTTATTGCCCGTGTGGTTGATGGTGCCCTGCAGGTGCTGGGCCGTCTGAAGCAGCGCGTGCATCTGGCCGACGGGCTGGATGCGCAAAACCGCCTGAGTGAGGAAGCGATAGAGCGCGGCCTGAGCTGCCTGGCGCTGTTTGCCGAGCGCCTGCAGGGGTTCAGCGCGGCGAACGTGACCATTGTCGGCACCCACACGCTGCGTATTGCCACCAATGCGGAAGCGTTTTTGCAGCGCGCTGCGGAGGTGATCCCCTATCCGATTGAGGTCATCTCCGGCAACGAAGAGGCGCGTCTGATTTTTATGGGCGTTGAGCACACCCAGCCGGAGAAAGGCCGCAAGCTGGTGGTGGATATCGGTGGCGGTTCCACCGAGCTGGTCATCGGCGAGGATTTTGAGCCGCAGCTGGTGGAGAGCCGCCGCATGGGCTGCGTCAGCTTTGCCAATCTCTACTTCCCGAAGGGGGAGATCTCACCGGAGAACTTCCGTCGCGCGCGCCTTGCCGCCGCGCAAAAACTGGAGACTCTGGCGTGGCAGTATCGCCTGCAGGGCTGGCAGTATGCGCTGGGCGCTTCCGGCAGCATTAAAGCCGCCTGTGAAGTGCTGGTGGCGATGGGCGAAAAAGAGAAGCGCGTAACGCCCGATAACCTTGAGATGCTGGTCAGTGAAGTGCTGAAGCACAAATCCTTTGCCGCGCTGAGCCTGCCGGGCCTGTCCGACGAGCGCAAAGCCGTGTTTGTGCCCGGGCTGGCGATTCTGTGCGGCGTGTTTGACGCGCTGGCGATTCGCGAGCTGCGCCTCTCTGATGGGGCGCTGCGTGAAGGGGTTCTGTACGAGATGGAGGGCCGGTTCCGTCATCAGGATATCCGCAGCCGCACCGCACAGAGCCTGGCGAACCACTACGCGATTGATAACGATCAGGCGCGTCGCGTGCTGGAAACCACGGAGCAGCTGCATTCGCAGTGGCAGGAGCAGAACCCGAAGCTGGCGAATCCGCAGCTGACCGCGCTGGTGAAATGGGCGGCGATGCTGCATGAAGTCGGCCTGACCATCAACCACAGCGGCATGCAGCGCCATTCCGCCTACATCCTGCAAAACTCAAACATGCCTGGTTTTAACCAGGATCAACAGATGCTGCTGGCGACGCTGGTACGCTTCCACCGGAAAGCGGTGAAGCTGGACGAGATGCCGCGCTTCACGCTGTTTAAGAAAAAGCAGTTTCTGCCGATGATTTTCCTGCTGCGTCTCGGCACCCTGCTGAATAATCAGCGCCAGGCGACGACGCGCCCTGATTCACTGAAGCTGACCACCGATGACGGGCACTGGACGCTGACCTTCCCGGCCGGTTTCCTCAGCCAGAATACGCTGGTGCAGCTGGATCTGGAGCGTGAACAGGGCTACTGGAGCGATGTCACCGGCTGGAAACTGATGCTGGAAGAGGAGTAA